The genome window TGGTAGTCCATATATGCCCCAGTTAATAGCTGTAAGACCTGAAGCATCAAAACCAATTAATTTAAAAGGGTTACCAAAATTGTTTAAAAAACGTTGAGCATTGTCTTGGTTATCTTTATAATTGATTCCGATAAGATCAAAACGCTTATCTCTTGCGATTTCTGTAAGAATTGGGTGTTCTGCACGACAGGGTAAGCACCAAGAGCTCCAAAAATTAATTAATGTTACGCGTCCTTTAAGCTGTTCTAAATTAAAATAGTCTTTACTATTTAACAAGGGAAGCCGGGTTTGAGGAGCAAGTTTTCCAACTAATGCATTTGAAATGAAAGAAGTATCACGGGAATGTTTGCTTTTTATAGAGTTAAAGAAGAATATGACCAAAAGGAGAAAAAGAAAAAATGGGCATAAGAAGCTTAATAAGACAGGAAAAGATACGCTTTGTTTAGGTTTGAGAGGGGTGACTTTCATTATACTGTTTTTTCCAAATTGTTTCTTTTGTTTGAAGTTGTTTCAAAATTTTTTTCTGGCGCACACTTTTACGCAGGATGTATCCAATAAAACACAATAAAACACTTGCAGAGAGTATATAACTTAAAGCAACAATTTGCTCATGATGGAGCGTTGCAAGGAAAAAATCAATTTTCTCGACAAAATTTCCAAAAACCTCATTTTGAGTGTTATTTAGTTCGAACATGATGAGAAGTCCTGATATTGATGATGATGGGCTGCTTTGATTTGAAGTGTTTTAATATGACGATGGATAATTTCATTTTGCATAGTCATTAAATGCAATACAATAAACATGAAGGTAAAACAAAACGTCATGGTTATGAGAGGCCATAACATGGTGCGATCAATAGCCATACCACCTGCACGTAAAAGCGATGCTGGTTGATGAAGTGTATTCCACCAATTGACGGAAAATTTGATAATGGGAATATTGACTAATCCAACTAATGTTAAAATTGCTGTAGCATGTGCACCTTTGATTTGGTTATCAAAAGAATAAGCAAGAGTGACAATGGCAAGATAGATAAAAAACAAAATTAAAACTGATGTCAATCTAGCATCCCATACCCACCATGTTCCCCACGTAGGACGTCCCCAAAGTGCCCCTGTTATGAGTGCTAAAGCTGTAAAAATAGTCCCAATAGTTGCGCCACATTTTAACGCTATGTCAGCGAGGCGATAACTCCAGATCAGACTTCCTAATGCGGCAACACTCATTATAATATAACAAAAGCTAGATAACCAGGCAAATGGAACATGAATATACATAATTTTAACAGTGATACCCTGTTGATAATCATTGGGGGAATACACAACTAAAATAAGACCTAAGACAAGGAGAAGTAATGTTATACTACTTAACCAAGGTAAAACGGCACTACTTATTTCCATAAAGCGGGTTGGATTTGCGAGGGAAATCTTCGTTTTTTTTCGGGATAATTCATTCATAAATTTATAATAGGCAAATTTTTGCTTTGTAGCAATTTCTTTTGTTATTCTGATAAGTATTTGAGTGTTATAGCTGTTACAAAAGAACTGAAAATACCAAAAAAGAGTGAAAAAGCGAACAAAAAAGCTAAAGCAGTAAGGAAAGAAATTTTTGATGTTATTGGAGCTGTAGCAGCTGTAACACCAAAAATTATAATTGGAATTGTCCATGGCAAAATAATAATAAAAATAAGCATTGTGTTATGCGATAATGATGTTGCTAAAGCTGCTCCAATTGCACCAATGAAAATGAGAGCAGGTGTTCCACATACAAGGGTTAGAATTGTTGTAAAAGTTATTATAGTATCTAAATGGAACATAAACGCTGCGATAGGAGTAACAAAAATAAGGGGAAGCATAGTTCCTGCCCAATGAGCAAGACATTTGATAAAAACAATAAATGTTAAGCTTTTTCTTTGACTAAAAAGAATAAATTGATCGAGATTTCCATCATTGCGGTCAGTTTGAAAAAGTTTATCAAGATTAAGTAATCCTGCAAGAAGAGCACTGAGCCATAATATGCCTGGGCCTATTCGTATAAGAGTATTTGGATCTGTCTCGAGGGCAAAAGGAGTTATTATAATAATGGCAATGAAAAACAAAGGCCCTATTAATAAAGAAGTTTGTGATGCTAAAATTAATTTAAGGTCGCGCCAAAATAATGCTTTCATTTTGTTTTTTCCTAGGGGGATAAAAATTCTCTAAGGCAATAACATAGTGCTCTTTTAGACCGAGAGGAATATGAGTTGCTGCAATAATCATCCCTCCTTGATTGAGATGACGCTGAAACAATTTAGCGAAAATCGTTTGCGCATAGTGATCAAGTCCAGATATTGGTTCATCTAGAACCCAAATAGGGCGATATGAGAGGAGGAGGCGAGCAATAGCTACGCGTTTTTTTTGTCCAGTTGATAGAATATTAAAAGGTAAATGCGCGAGGTCAGAAAGACCAATATCTACAAGAGCATCATGGGGATTATAGAAATGTTGTCCGTAAAATTCAGCCCAAAATTTTAGATTATCAATAACTGATAAAGAAGATTTCATGGCATTTTGGGTGCTGAGATAGTGGCATGCAATTGCCAGAGGATATATTTTCCCTTTGTCTTCTAACTTTAAATCGCCTTCAGTAGCTTTGAAAAGACCGACAA of Bartonella sp. JB63 contains these proteins:
- the ccmB gene encoding heme exporter protein CcmB, producing MKALFWRDLKLILASQTSLLIGPLFFIAIIIITPFALETDPNTLIRIGPGILWLSALLAGLLNLDKLFQTDRNDGNLDQFILFSQRKSLTFIVFIKCLAHWAGTMLPLIFVTPIAAFMFHLDTIITFTTILTLVCGTPALIFIGAIGAALATSLSHNTMLIFIIILPWTIPIIIFGVTAATAPITSKISFLTALAFLFAFSLFFGIFSSFVTAITLKYLSE
- the ccmA gene encoding heme ABC exporter ATP-binding protein CcmA, with the protein product MVLSGKNLTVRRNEKTLFQGLSFCLSTQQLMTITGPNGIGKSTLLRIIVGLFKATEGDLKLEDKGKIYPLAIACHYLSTQNAMKSSLSVIDNLKFWAEFYGQHFYNPHDALVDIGLSDLAHLPFNILSTGQKKRVAIARLLLSYRPIWVLDEPISGLDHYAQTIFAKLFQRHLNQGGMIIAATHIPLGLKEHYVIALENFYPPRKKQNESIILARP
- a CDS encoding heme exporter protein CcmD gives rise to the protein MFELNNTQNEVFGNFVEKIDFFLATLHHEQIVALSYILSASVLLCFIGYILRKSVRQKKILKQLQTKETIWKKQYNESHPSQT
- a CDS encoding DsbE family thiol:disulfide interchange protein, producing the protein MKVTPLKPKQSVSFPVLLSFLCPFFLFLLLVIFFFNSIKSKHSRDTSFISNALVGKLAPQTRLPLLNSKDYFNLEQLKGRVTLINFWSSWCLPCRAEHPILTEIARDKRFDLIGINYKDNQDNAQRFLNNFGNPFKLIGFDASGLTAINWGIYGLPEIFILNKESIIIGKHTGPLTWQIYQKEILPKIEKAITTN
- a CDS encoding heme ABC transporter permease, with protein sequence MNELSRKKTKISLANPTRFMEISSAVLPWLSSITLLLLVLGLILVVYSPNDYQQGITVKIMYIHVPFAWLSSFCYIIMSVAALGSLIWSYRLADIALKCGATIGTIFTALALITGALWGRPTWGTWWVWDARLTSVLILFFIYLAIVTLAYSFDNQIKGAHATAILTLVGLVNIPIIKFSVNWWNTLHQPASLLRAGGMAIDRTMLWPLITMTFCFTFMFIVLHLMTMQNEIIHRHIKTLQIKAAHHHQYQDFSSCSN